The segment TTGAAAATCCGCAAGTGCTACTGCGACGCTGAGTATTGTGCTTTGGTCTGTAAGGTGACGGCTACGCTCTACCCAATCTTGAAAATGCTCCTCAAAGAAAGGGCGCACAATTTCCAGTCCGACCGTCATACCGGCAAATGCCGTCCAAATCGCTTCGCCAAAAGCGTCAGCGAGGTTCGGGTCCTTTTCCATCGCAAGCATATAGGTCGTCAATGAGTCGGCAAATGACTGCGCGTCACTCATGCGCATTTGCATGAATCCCCTCACGAGACACTCCTGAGCCGTTCGCTCTGCCACTGGAATGCGTGCAAGCCGGTCACTCTCTGCGTCCAGCATCTTGGTTATGACCTCAAGTGATATGGTTTCACCGGTAGTGTCCTGCCAGTCGAAACTGTCTGCCAAATTCCCTTCAAGCTTGTTTGCCCAAATCTGTTTGCCCATTGGTTCGAACAATCGGCCTTCCAGCCGAAGGCGGTCACCACGGGAACGCAGCGCAATCTTCAGGGTGTAGTCGCCTGGATTGGCTTGTTCCTGCACGGCAACGACCAGCCAGCGCACCGCTGTCAATTTATCATCCAGATCGCCTGTCAAGCCTTCTGCCAGTTCCTGAACGTCGACGCGTTCGTCAGACGTTGTGACAGGCAATATCGAAAGATGTGAATAGCCGGATGAACGCGCGTGCACAGATTGAAGGGGCGGCCTGCCCAAAGTCGCCGTCTTTGTCCAGATTCGCAGGGGTCTGGCGATGTTTTTGAGCTCTTGCTGACCAGCATCGTCAAATGATGGGGTCAGGGTACCGTCAAGACTTGAATAGGCCGGGTCAGATATAGCTATGCCCCCGGGTTCGGCCCATCCTTCCAATCTTGCAGCGACATTGACCCCATCACCAAAAATATCATCTTCTTCGTGGACAACGTCACCAATATGGACGCCAATCCGCAATGCCAGCAATTCATGTCCTGAAACGCGGTCCTGAATTTGTATAGCGCAGTTTACTGCTTCCACGGCTGAACTAAATTCAACCAGCCAGCCATCACCCATAGATTTGACGATTTTGCCATGATGCCCGGCCACCGTTGGGCCAAATACTTCAGCGCGAAATGAGCGCAATGCCGCAAGCGCAAGGGTTTCGTTTTCTCCGACTAAGCGGGAATAGTCGGCGATGTCTACTGCAAGGATTGCGGCCAGTCGACGTTCCATATGCAACCTTGGAAACCAATGCTAGGACGGCATTATTGCACGTCGGGATTTGATCGAAAACCCCTGCAAACCAAGCGACGTTTTCGCCCTAAGATGCCAAACTTTGCGGAAGCAAATGATGACTGCTTCGGGCTCACTCCGGACATTCGTTCTTTGATCGTTGCCCCATGATGGTG is part of the uncultured Tateyamaria sp. genome and harbors:
- a CDS encoding adenylate/guanylate cyclase domain-containing protein; amino-acid sequence: MERRLAAILAVDIADYSRLVGENETLALAALRSFRAEVFGPTVAGHHGKIVKSMGDGWLVEFSSAVEAVNCAIQIQDRVSGHELLALRIGVHIGDVVHEEDDIFGDGVNVAARLEGWAEPGGIAISDPAYSSLDGTLTPSFDDAGQQELKNIARPLRIWTKTATLGRPPLQSVHARSSGYSHLSILPVTTSDERVDVQELAEGLTGDLDDKLTAVRWLVVAVQEQANPGDYTLKIALRSRGDRLRLEGRLFEPMGKQIWANKLEGNLADSFDWQDTTGETISLEVITKMLDAESDRLARIPVAERTAQECLVRGFMQMRMSDAQSFADSLTTYMLAMEKDPNLADAFGEAIWTAFAGMTVGLEIVRPFFEEHFQDWVERSRHLTDQSTILSVAVALADFQSNLDAAPLRNAIAGALRRNPSDANVLSVSAWSAIWCGEAETALDCFRKFERFGNFHPYSVPAKGGTALAALQLGDDALAISVAQEGLQLSSTYPTFHSILASAYALTDQPDRAEAALTKYRELVPDRTISSWKAMNDYGGSEGGKRYFEGLRMAGLPE